The Oncorhynchus tshawytscha isolate Ot180627B linkage group LG08, Otsh_v2.0, whole genome shotgun sequence genome window below encodes:
- the LOC112246861 gene encoding uncharacterized protein LOC112246861, whose translation MASKELIKATSSLTKASQCREDTAILTQAHANWENYLTPAPMSIAFLGELVFISSNQDFSIRDGNPEGGFKLIKYPDSFRACLMQVCNSGWRAFNQAHKSMDQIFLHTQNVPTYIKRTLQILLQNDDVLVKSLLPDTLDSIANISTSCVELAKSVESKFLDVTELITELLETCTCAKQKYGSHLKEVREMLENEKCKKTMLQEENRQAEEAFNKYGKKLEEANTNFQKAIDSMPSGWDVIGMNFVEGLTNCVNSLIVGAINATIAVDSSDTHTKYDTSGSPKDMFATNNIVSKFSMLLTIAQSLVGLIQKDQIEWSTFSDEKTGQLIPDWLKTRIEDVLSKIKDVDQCPAKPQAEKICEQGITICSDLSALAPEGKHDDEVKNKELIQRIRKLMTSAQKFDSSGKKYTKTSAFSVNPPGMSKARSASSGSASQAATENAHFRIEQMKAQLVLASEMCEKSLEKMEEKKIRLAETLNKMRELQVEEIDFDTTIRMLAEGLNAMGELQEKWQKMVQFFQMVSNIIDTCLKTSLQDFAKTARNPHLKYDSSMFLKDMIYQQAFQASNIAHLVNMISGTYTEVSSKYLMDRVGSLGRLMALDPKDPRFKAERQILAASCDDAEHEIKALVLKNKELHKTRTKARLEKIEYELNAVLPPPSEKETNKLREIVASGFQDNPEDIDQFE comes from the coding sequence ATGGCATCCAAGGAGCTCATCAAAGCTACAAGTAGCTTAACCAAGGCATCTCAATGCAGAGAGGACACTGCAATCCTTACTCAAGCTCATGCTAACTGGGAGAACTACTTGACTCCAGCCCCAATGTCAATAGCCTTCTTGGGTGAGCTAGTCTTCATCTCCTCCAACCAAGACTTCTCTATCAGGGATGGAAATCCAGAAGGTGGTTTCAAGTTAATCAAATATCCTGATTCATTCCGTGCCTGTCTCATGCAGGTGTGCAATTCAGGTTGGCGAGCCTTTAACCAAGCCCACAAGAGCATGGACCAGATTTTCTTACACACACAAAATGTGCCAACATACATCAAGAGAACTTTACAGATACTTCTCCAGAATGATGATGTACTTGTTAAAAGCCTTCTCCCTGATACATTAGATAGCATTGCCAACATATCAACCAGCTGTGTAGAACTGGCCAAATCTGTTGAAAGTAAGTTCCTTGATGTCACTGAATTGATTACAGAGCTTCTAGAGACCTGCACATGCGCCAAACAGAAATATGGCAGTCACCTGAAAGAGGTTAGGGAGATGCTGGAGAACGAAAAATGCAAGAAAACCATGCTACAGGAGGAAAATAGACAAGCTGAAGAGGCATTTAATAAATATGGCAAGAAGCTTGAAGAGGCTAATACAAACTTCCAAAAGGCTATCGACTCCATGCCGTCAGGATGGGACGTCATCGGAATGAACTTTGTAGAGGGATTAACCAATTGTGTTAACTCTTTAATTGTAGGAGCAATAAATGCCACAATTGCAGTGGACAGTAGTGATACACATACAAAATATGATACATCAGGAAGTCCAAAAGACATGTTTGCAACAAACAATATAGTTAGCAAGTTTTCTATGCTTCTTACTATTGCCCAATCCTTAGTTGGCCTTATTCAAAAGGATCAAATCGAATGGTCAACATTTTCAGATGAAAAGACAGGACAGTTGATTCCTGATTGGTTGAAGACACGAATTGAAGATGTGCTGTCAAAAATAAAAGACGTAGACCAATGTCCCGCAAAACCTCAGGCAGAGAAAATTTGTGAACAGGGCATTACCATCTGCTCTGACCTAAGTGCATTGGCTCCTGAGGGCAAGCATGACGATGAGGTCAAGAACAAAGAACTGATCCAGAGAATCAGGAAGCTAATGACCTCTGCACAGAAGTTTGATTCCTCAggaaaaaaatacacaaaaacatCTGCCTTTTCTGTTAATCCGCCCGGAATGAGCAAAGCACGAAGCGCAAGCTCAGGATCTGCAAGTCAGGCTGCGACAGAAAATGCCCACTTCCGCATAGAGCAGATGAAAGCTCAGCTTGTACTAGCCAGCGAGATGTGTGAAAAATCCCTGGAAAAAATGGAGGAAAAGAAAATAAGGCTAGCCGAAACCCTCAACAAAATGAGAGAACTTCAAGTAGAGGAAATTGACTTTGACACCACCATCAGGATGCTGGCTGAAGGTCTAAATGCAATGGGAGAGCTGCAGGAGAAATGGCAAAAGATGGTGCAATTCTTCCAGATGGTGTCAAACATCATTGACACCTGTCTGAAGACATCCCTGCAGGATTTTGCCAAAACAGCCAGGAATCCACACCTGAAATATGACTCAAGTATGTTCTTGAAGGACATGATATACCAACAGGCATTTCAAGCTTCCAACATTGCACACTTGGTGAATATGATCTCTGGAACCTACACTGAGGTCTCCAGCAAGTACTTGATGGACAGAGTTGGCAGCCTAGGAAGACTCATGGCTTTGGATCCCAAAGACCCACGTTTCAAAGCTGAACGGCAAATATTGGCTGCATCTTGTGATGACGCCGAACATGAAATCAAAGCTCTTGTCCTGAAGAACAAGGAACTTCACAAGACAAGGACCAAAGCAAGACTTGAGAAAATTGAATATGAGCTAAATGCAGTATTACCCCCACCATCTGAAAAGGAAACAAATAAACTGCGAGAGATAGTGGCCTCTGGATTCCAGGACAACCCAGAGGATATTGATCAGTTTGAATGA
- the rrh gene encoding visual pigment-like receptor peropsin has translation MESGVNTTGDVIPYGGKSAFSQLEHNIVAAYLITAGVISLASNIVVLVMFVKFKELRNATNAIIINLAFTDIGVAGIGYPMSAASDLHGSWKFGYTGCQIYAALNIFFGMASIGLLTVVAIDRYLTICRPDIGQKMTTRSYTLLILAAWLNAVFWSSMPVVGWAGYAPDPTGATCTINWRNNDAGFVSYTMAVIAVNFLIPLSMMFYCYYSVSVTMKRYKASNRLDSINMDWSDQMDVTKMSIVMIVMFLVAWSPYSIVCLWASFGDPRKIPAPMAIIGPLFAKSSTFYNPCIYVIANKKFRRAITGMLRCQTRQRITINNQVPMTISQLPLTQ, from the exons ATGGAGTCTGGAGTCAACACCACAGGGGATGTCATTCCCTACGGAGGAAAAAGTGCCTTTTCACAATTGGAGCACAACATAGTGGCGGCATACCTTATCACTGCAG GTGTCATCAGTTTGGCCAGCAACATTGTGGTACTGGTGATGTTTGTCAAGTTCAAGGAGCTGCGAAATGCCACCAATGCCATCATCATCAACCTGGCCTTCACTGACATTGGAGTGGCTGGCATTGGCTATCCCATGTCTGCTGCCTCTGACCTCCACGGGAGCTGGAAGTTTGGCTACACTGGATGTCAG ATCTATGCAGCTCTGAACATCTTCTTTGGGATGGCCAGTATTGGACTGCTGACAGTGGTGGCCATTGACCGCTACCTAACCATCTGTAGACCTGACATAG GGCAGAAGATGACCACCCGCTCATACACACTCCTCATTCTGGCTGCATGGCTCAACGCAGTTTTCTGGTCGTCCATGCCCGTGGTGGGTTGGGCCGGCTATGCCCCTGACCCAACTGGTGCCACCTGCACCATCAACTGGAGAAATAATGATGC GGGCTTTGTCTCCTACACCATGGCAGTAATCGCTGTGAACTTCCTCATCCCTTTGTCAATGATGTTCTACTGCTACTACAGTGTGTCTGTCACCATGAAGAGATACAAAGCCAGCAACCGCTTGGACAGCATTAACATGGACTGGTCAGACCAGATGGATGTGACTAAG ATGTCGATAGTGATGATTGTCATGTTCCTGGTGGCGTGGTCGCCGTACTCCATAGTGTGCCTATGGGCGTCCTTTGGGGACCCCAGAAAGATTCCTGCCCCCATGGCTATCATTGGTCCTCTCTTTGCCAAGTCCTCCACCTTCTACAACCCCTGCATCTACGTTATTGCCAACAAAAA GTTCAGAAGAGCGATCACAGGAATGCTCCGATGTCAAACCCGACAACGGATCACCATCAACAACCAGGTTCCCATGACGATTTCCCAGCTCCCTTTGACCCAATGA